A section of the Mesobacillus jeotgali genome encodes:
- a CDS encoding glycine zipper domain-containing protein translates to MSSKIVFNINTVNNSVSSLSHTIGRLESIQHKVAGVGSSVDPRILGRNGISGQFRRASASSDRIEMHMKQLKSFTIQSADRYGNSENRVNRQADALNKAIEAARKQIDGRFASDLYETYNNTYGRWVDFLHGAQYAAGAGLMHLLGFRFADIDGVLRKFQVVDDVLLGKMRLPVASIIHKIESSKLNMLARLMVSPTRAFSQKTLSELIYKRTANYFPKDIAGLSNSVQRLLADAKGGTMFNAVKNNAGSVLKNGLRLGKSNAALAVLITAGAETIGAGIKITENYNLYSGEKLKEENAKVVGRAVYKTTVVSATSVAGAVAGGVVGSVFGPVGTVVGASIGGFVGSWVGDKLTEKTPAFVDTAALHFKDGIHKGTEAIVSGVSKVKDGFNDVKEHASNLLGGAKSILGFGG, encoded by the coding sequence TTGTCTTCAAAAATTGTATTTAACATCAATACAGTTAATAACTCCGTTTCAAGCTTGAGTCATACTATCGGTCGACTTGAAAGCATTCAGCATAAGGTTGCAGGAGTAGGAAGCAGCGTTGACCCACGAATACTTGGACGCAATGGAATAAGCGGCCAATTTCGGCGTGCCTCTGCTTCCTCTGACAGAATCGAAATGCATATGAAGCAGCTAAAATCCTTTACCATTCAATCAGCCGATCGTTACGGAAATTCCGAAAACCGGGTGAATCGCCAGGCAGATGCACTTAATAAGGCGATCGAAGCAGCAAGGAAACAGATTGATGGTCGTTTTGCGAGTGATTTATATGAAACGTACAATAACACCTATGGCAGATGGGTGGATTTCCTGCATGGTGCACAATATGCTGCAGGCGCAGGACTCATGCACTTGCTTGGCTTTAGGTTCGCGGATATTGATGGCGTATTGCGCAAGTTCCAGGTAGTGGATGATGTTTTACTGGGAAAGATGAGATTGCCTGTCGCCAGCATTATTCATAAAATCGAAAGTTCGAAATTAAATATGCTTGCCAGGTTGATGGTTAGCCCTACAAGGGCCTTTAGCCAAAAGACATTGTCCGAATTAATATATAAGCGGACAGCCAACTATTTTCCTAAGGACATCGCTGGCCTGAGCAATAGTGTTCAAAGATTGCTAGCTGATGCTAAAGGCGGGACAATGTTCAATGCAGTGAAAAATAATGCGGGAAGTGTTTTGAAAAACGGGTTGAGGCTCGGGAAATCAAATGCAGCCCTGGCCGTATTAATTACAGCGGGAGCAGAGACAATTGGTGCGGGGATAAAAATTACTGAAAACTATAATCTCTATAGCGGCGAGAAGCTGAAGGAAGAAAACGCGAAAGTGGTAGGCAGGGCAGTATATAAAACAACGGTTGTATCCGCGACGTCTGTAGCAGGGGCTGTAGCAGGCGGAGTTGTCGGCAGTGTGTTCGGTCCTGTAGGAACTGTTGTTGGCGCTTCGATCGGCGGTTTTGTGGGAAGCTGGGTCGGCGACAAGCTTACAGAGAAAACCCCGGCATTTGTTGATACAGCAGCTTTGCATTTTAAAGATGGAATTCATAAAGGAACAGAGGCTATAGTTTCTGGTGTGAGCAAGGTGAAGGATGGCTTTAATGATGTAAAAGAACACGCTTCGAATTTATTAGGCGGAGCAAAATCAATCCTTGGATTCGGAGGTTAG
- a CDS encoding DUF5381 family protein, protein MENEIQENNIKVYDDRVEVVYTSGGAGCLLTAGGIMFLASLFILFYIVPTSGFVRAFIGIIIGGIGLLFFGTVMLKVVGALLSGKAVFIVQDGYFKGKKKAVRISEIKDMRWAGSSLKYLMIKTTNNKTVKMSSYNLVNEEKVNRVITEYVVPYASLEFQENWKKRMSNKGA, encoded by the coding sequence ATGGAGAATGAGATTCAAGAAAATAATATAAAAGTTTACGATGATCGAGTCGAAGTGGTTTATACAAGCGGGGGAGCGGGCTGTCTATTGACTGCAGGTGGAATCATGTTCTTAGCATCCCTCTTTATTTTATTTTACATAGTTCCTACTTCAGGGTTCGTCAGGGCTTTTATCGGGATTATTATTGGTGGTATTGGATTACTGTTTTTCGGTACAGTAATGTTAAAGGTTGTCGGAGCATTGCTGAGCGGGAAGGCAGTATTTATAGTTCAGGATGGGTATTTTAAAGGAAAGAAAAAAGCTGTGCGGATAAGTGAAATTAAAGACATGAGATGGGCTGGAAGTTCGTTGAAATATCTTATGATAAAGACAACAAACAATAAAACAGTCAAGATGTCATCTTATAACCTTGTGAATGAAGAGAAAGTGAATAGAGTGATAACCGAATACGTAGTTCCTTATGCATCCCTGGAATTCCAGGAAAACTGGAAAAAGCGTATGAGCAATAAAGGTGCATAA